From Micromonospora echinospora, one genomic window encodes:
- a CDS encoding MFS transporter, translating into MTKPLVLADPAPPRRPRIPRLLQQTAFRRYWSAQTVSLFGDQITMLAVPLLAVLAISAGPVEMGYLTAASLLPNLLFSLPAGAWVDRYPRRRQVMIIADLGRAGLLLAVPLLWWADALNLPLLCAVAFLIGTLSVYFEVAHSSLFAALVRRPDYVDASSLINGSRAMSYVAGPSIGGVLVQVLTAPVALVADVLTYLTSAVFLTRIRVTEHPVQSGPGLGMAAGVRYVARSAVLRAILLGTTTLNLFNYMFAALFVLYVTTELDISPGVLGLIIGAGAFGGLLGAAVTGPLSRRIGIGPAVILGLVVFPAPLILVPLAGGPRPLVLALLITAEFVSALGVMILDIAAGSVQTAATPETMLAVVSGVKRTVNYGIRPVGALIGGVLGAAIGVRSALWIASIGALLGVFWVVFSPLSTMRKLPEE; encoded by the coding sequence GTGACTAAACCCCTCGTTCTGGCCGACCCGGCACCGCCGCGCCGGCCGCGCATCCCGCGGCTGTTACAGCAGACGGCCTTCCGCCGCTACTGGTCCGCGCAGACCGTCTCGCTCTTCGGCGACCAGATCACCATGCTCGCCGTGCCGCTGCTGGCCGTGCTCGCGATCAGCGCCGGACCCGTCGAGATGGGCTACCTGACCGCCGCCTCGCTGCTGCCGAACCTGTTATTTTCCCTGCCGGCCGGCGCCTGGGTCGACCGGTACCCGCGCCGCCGCCAAGTAATGATCATCGCCGACCTTGGCCGGGCGGGTCTTCTACTGGCCGTGCCACTGCTGTGGTGGGCGGACGCACTGAACCTGCCGCTGCTCTGTGCCGTGGCCTTCCTGATCGGGACCCTCTCGGTGTACTTCGAGGTGGCGCACAGCAGCCTGTTCGCCGCCCTGGTCCGGCGACCGGACTACGTTGACGCCAGTAGTCTGATCAACGGCAGCAGGGCCATGTCGTACGTGGCCGGCCCGAGCATCGGTGGCGTCCTCGTGCAGGTGCTCACCGCCCCGGTCGCGCTGGTCGCCGACGTGCTCACCTACCTGACGTCTGCTGTCTTCCTGACCCGCATAAGGGTCACCGAGCATCCCGTACAAAGCGGCCCCGGCCTGGGCATGGCCGCCGGCGTGCGGTACGTGGCCCGCTCTGCGGTGCTACGGGCGATCCTGCTCGGCACCACCACGCTCAACCTGTTCAACTACATGTTCGCCGCGCTCTTCGTGCTGTACGTGACCACCGAGCTGGACATCTCCCCCGGAGTGCTGGGCCTTATCATCGGGGCCGGCGCGTTCGGCGGACTGCTCGGCGCGGCGGTCACCGGCCCGCTCAGTCGCCGGATCGGCATCGGCCCCGCGGTAATCCTCGGCCTCGTCGTCTTTCCGGCCCCACTGATCCTCGTGCCGCTGGCCGGGGGACCGCGGCCGCTGGTGCTCGCGCTGCTGATCACCGCCGAGTTTGTCTCCGCGCTGGGCGTCATGATCCTCGACATCGCCGCCGGATCGGTGCAAACCGCGGCCACACCGGAGACGATGCTCGCCGTGGTCTCCGGTGTCAAACGCACCGTCAACTACGGCATCCGGCCAGTCGGCGCCCTGATCGGCGGGGTACTCGGCGCCGCGATCGGGGTACGTTCCGCCCTCTGGATCGCCAGCATCGGTGCCCTGCTCGGGGTGTTCTGGGTCGTCTTCTCCCCGCTGAGCACCATGCGCAAGCTGCCCGAGGAATGA
- a CDS encoding TetR/AcrR family transcriptional regulator has protein sequence MVLSSTERKGDARERLLARLLDAFEEELPSPEVSLREIAARTGTSHALLRYHFGSLSGVLAAMLKAQRSRDNEALFEAAQQGSFDDLFVAIWRAYTRPEQLSRVRGFFHVVGLAAHNPEDFREFIDSLDDLTKMLASLAEREGLDAKEALTLATVTIAAMRGLLLQEVLTPTAHSEDAVTLILRISKNQSVPRTHPGP, from the coding sequence GTGGTCCTGTCAAGCACGGAACGCAAAGGCGACGCACGCGAGCGTCTCTTGGCCCGGCTCCTCGACGCCTTCGAGGAGGAGCTTCCCTCACCGGAGGTGTCGCTCCGTGAGATCGCCGCCAGGACCGGGACCAGCCACGCCCTCCTGCGGTACCACTTCGGGTCGCTCTCGGGTGTCTTGGCGGCCATGCTCAAGGCACAGCGATCTCGGGACAACGAGGCGCTCTTCGAGGCCGCCCAGCAAGGCAGCTTCGACGACCTCTTCGTCGCGATCTGGCGGGCCTACACGCGACCGGAGCAGCTGTCGCGTGTCCGTGGCTTCTTTCACGTCGTAGGACTGGCCGCGCACAACCCGGAGGACTTCCGTGAGTTCATCGACTCGCTCGATGACCTGACCAAGATGCTGGCCTCGCTGGCGGAACGCGAAGGGCTCGACGCCAAGGAAGCGCTGACTTTGGCCACCGTCACCATCGCCGCGATGCGTGGCCTGCTCTTGCAGGAGGTTCTGACACCAACAGCCCACTCGGAGGACGCGGTCACCTTGATCCTGCGCATAAGCAAGAACCAATCCGTGCCACGGACACACCCGGGGCCTTGA
- a CDS encoding alpha/beta hydrolase: protein MSTMWQGCLADTDYFETRSSGGHDYGVWVTTPPGYDPATTRAPVVYVLDGNWAVGMTAPLIVTQRDPMQRIQPYIQVSVGYAGEEARHWERLRNRDLVPPGEPIAKEFVDAVEMALQTGAMTREEADAYLAELRASRADAFLSFLTAELHPRIVHDYGTAMRGHGLFGYSYGGLFSLYAWLTGSTLFESIGAGSPGVVSEDSQVFALLEKMGDSLPAAKLHLTVNDRELLGDLAVYQNLAKHTATVLHRLTARGGAVTSAVLRETHVTGLQASFLSYLRTCRAL from the coding sequence ATGAGCACCATGTGGCAGGGCTGCCTGGCCGACACGGACTATTTCGAGACGCGTTCCAGCGGAGGGCACGACTACGGCGTCTGGGTCACCACGCCACCGGGCTACGACCCCGCCACGACGCGAGCGCCTGTCGTGTACGTGCTCGACGGCAACTGGGCCGTGGGCATGACGGCTCCGCTCATCGTCACCCAGCGGGACCCCATGCAGCGGATCCAGCCCTACATCCAAGTCAGCGTCGGCTACGCGGGTGAGGAAGCCCGCCACTGGGAACGGCTGCGCAACAGAGACCTCGTGCCACCCGGCGAGCCCATCGCCAAGGAATTCGTCGATGCCGTGGAAATGGCACTCCAAACGGGCGCGATGACACGCGAGGAAGCCGACGCCTATCTCGCCGAGCTACGCGCCTCCCGCGCCGACGCGTTCCTGAGCTTCCTTACCGCGGAACTGCACCCGCGGATCGTGCACGACTACGGCACAGCCATGAGGGGTCACGGCCTCTTCGGCTACTCCTACGGCGGACTCTTCAGTCTCTATGCCTGGCTCACCGGCAGTACGCTCTTCGAGAGCATCGGAGCAGGCAGTCCCGGCGTTGTCAGTGAAGACAGTCAGGTCTTCGCCCTGCTCGAGAAGATGGGCGACAGCCTACCTGCCGCCAAGCTTCACCTGACCGTCAACGACCGAGAGCTTCTCGGAGACCTGGCCGTCTACCAGAACCTCGCGAAGCACACGGCCACCGTCCTGCACCGCCTGACCGCCCGCGGCGGAGCCGTCACCAGCGCGGTCCTGCGCGAAACGCACGTGACCGGCCTGCAGGCCTCGTTCCTCAGCTACCTCAGGACCTGCCGTGCGCTATGA
- a CDS encoding tyrosine-type recombinase/integrase: MPTVVQLPTGKALTVRAAADAFLDSLRNPNTVRSYLTGVGKTAERIGEARPLGSVADDEIGEALELLWGTAAVNTWNARRAAVLSWLGWCAQHGYDGPAVPSWTKRLAVPDSETPARSKMAVDRLIARREVHLREKTLWRMLYETAGRSEEILGVNIEDLDFAGRRCLVKSKGARSKARRRGQAREDFVLETVFWDAGTARLLPRLLRGRTRGPVFVTHRRPGPGKVVSPRDVCPDTGLARLSYGQARALLDEHTAMRGPGTGWDLHEYRHSALTHLGEQGASLLMLMAKSRHKKPENVRRYFKPSPEAISELTSLLAPGDARR, encoded by the coding sequence GTGCCCACCGTCGTGCAACTGCCGACCGGGAAGGCGTTGACCGTCCGCGCGGCGGCGGACGCCTTCCTCGACTCGCTCCGCAACCCGAACACCGTCCGCAGCTACTTGACCGGCGTCGGCAAGACCGCCGAGCGGATCGGGGAGGCCCGCCCGCTCGGGTCGGTCGCGGACGACGAGATCGGCGAGGCCCTGGAACTGCTGTGGGGCACCGCGGCGGTCAATACCTGGAACGCCCGCCGGGCGGCGGTGCTGTCCTGGCTGGGCTGGTGCGCGCAGCACGGCTACGACGGCCCGGCGGTGCCGTCCTGGACGAAGCGGCTGGCGGTGCCGGACTCCGAAACGCCGGCCCGCTCGAAGATGGCCGTGGACCGGCTCATCGCACGCCGCGAGGTGCACCTGCGGGAGAAGACGCTGTGGCGGATGCTCTACGAGACCGCCGGGCGGTCGGAGGAGATCCTCGGCGTGAACATCGAGGACCTGGACTTCGCCGGGCGCCGCTGCCTGGTCAAGTCCAAGGGTGCCCGGAGCAAGGCCCGTCGCCGAGGCCAGGCCCGGGAGGACTTCGTGCTGGAGACCGTCTTCTGGGACGCCGGCACCGCCCGGCTCCTGCCCCGTCTGCTGCGCGGCCGTACCCGCGGGCCGGTGTTCGTCACCCACCGCCGCCCCGGTCCGGGGAAGGTGGTCAGCCCGCGCGACGTGTGCCCGGACACCGGCCTGGCCCGCCTCTCCTACGGACAGGCCCGCGCGCTGCTGGACGAGCACACCGCCATGCGCGGCCCGGGAACCGGCTGGGACCTGCACGAGTACCGCCATTCCGCCCTGACCCACCTCGGAGAGCAAGGCGCCTCGCTGCTGATGCTGATGGCGAAGTCCCGGCACAAGAAGCCGGAGAACGTCCGCCGCTACTTCAAGCCCTCTCCCGAGGCGATCTCGGAGCTGACCAGCCTGCTCGCCCCCGGCGACGCGCGCCGCTGA
- a CDS encoding amidohydrolase family protein, producing the protein MRAELETPMEALAAATKTNAEILGLSSEVGGIAPGMQADLVLVQAGRAVKDLR; encoded by the coding sequence TTGCGTGCGGAACTCGAGACACCGATGGAAGCTCTCGCGGCGGCCACGAAGACCAATGCCGAGATCCTCGGCCTGTCCAGCGAGGTGGGGGGCATCGCTCCCGGCATGCAAGCAGACCTCGTGCTCGTCCAGGCCGGACGCGCTGTAAAGGACCTGCGATGA